Proteins found in one Chaetodon auriga isolate fChaAug3 chromosome 12, fChaAug3.hap1, whole genome shotgun sequence genomic segment:
- the exosc4 gene encoding exosome complex component RRP41, translating into MAGLELLSDQGYRLDGRKATELRKVQARMGVFAQADGSAYLEQGNTKALAVVYGPHEMRGSRSRTRHDRAVINCQYSMATFSTAERKRRPHGDRKSTEMSLHLKQTFEAAVMTQLYPRSQIDIFVKILQSDGGNYSVCVNAATLAVIDAGIPMRDYVCACTVGFVDETPLADLCYAEESGGVSSLALALLPRGGQIALLQMDARLHQDHLEALIEAAMTACKGVSKVLDEVVRQHLKEVTVLSGE; encoded by the exons ATGGCGGGCTTAGAGCTGCTGTCTGATCAGGGATACCGTTTAGATGGAAGAAAAGCCACCGAGCTGCGGAAGGTCCAGGCCCGGATGGGTGTGTTCGCTCAGGCCGACGGTTCCGCGTATTTAGAGCAGGGAAACACGAAGGCTCTGGCTGTGGTTTACGGCCCACATGAG ATGCGAGGTTCTCGCAGCCGGACTCGCCACGATCGAGCTGTCATCAACTGTCAGTACAGCATGGCCACgttcagcacagcagagaggaagaggagaccaCACGGGGACCGCAAGTCTACAGAGATGAGCCTCCACCTGAAGCAGACGTTTGAAGCTGCTGTGATGACCCAGCTCTACCCACGCTCTCAAATAGACATCTTTGTCAAG ATTCTGCAGTCAGATGGAGGAAACTACAGCGTGTGTGTAAATGCTGCCACTCTGGCGGTGATTGACGCTGGCATCCCCATGCGGGACTACGTGTGCGCCTGCACGGTCGGGTTTGTGGATGAGACACCTCTCGCTGACCTTTGCTATGCGGAGGAGAGTGGGGGAGTGAGCTCTCTGGCCTTAGCGCTGCTGCCCCGAGGCGGACAGATCGCTCTGCTGCAGATGGACGCCAGACTACATCAGGACCACTTAGAAGCTCTGATTGAAGCTGCCATGACAGCCTGTAAAGGTGTGAGCAAGGTGCTGGATGAGGTGGTGCGACAACATCTCAAAGAGGTTACTGTGCTCTCCGGAGAATGa